The DNA segment CTTGatttaagaggaaaattaaaaattaatttcattcagCAAATTGCTGAATTTTGTGTTGCTGGGCAGCTGATTTTCACTCTTTTCCAGATCTAATTATCCTAAAATGTGTTGGATATAAACACTGAATAGTTTATAACAGACCAGAGGGTTTGTTTTATGGTAAAAGAAACAACTGAGTCTTGGCAGGCAGCTTGGATTCACCTACAAGCAACAATTCCTGagaaaaactgttaaaaaaaatacctcaaGCAAGAGTGGCTGCTCCTTGTGCAGGGTGGGTGGGTtggggcagcaccagggagGTGGGAGACAGCCCTGGCACACCCTGCTCgtgctcctgcctccctctcttGGGTCATTCCACACATTAAAAATGTCTCTCACCTTTGAAACTCAGCCAGGAGAGGCTGAACCTGCTCTTTGGGCTCCCAGAGCCTGTGTGGGGTTGGGTTTATGGATCCAGAGAGGGTTGTTATGCTGAGATGTGTTGGGTGTGCCTCGGGGGCCCCCGAGGGGCGGCGGAGGCGGGCGGCGCCTCGGGGGCCCCCGAGGGGCGGCGGAGGCGGGCGGCGCCTCGGGGCCCCGAgggcggcggcggaggcggGCGGCGCCTCGGGGCCCCGAgggcggcggcggaggcggGCGGCGCCTCGGGGCCCCGAgggcggcggcggaggcggGCGGCGCCTCGGGGCCCCGAgggcggcggcggaggcggGCGGCGCCTCGGGGCCCCGAgggcggcggcggaggcggGCGGCGCCTCGGGGCCCCGAgggcggcggcggaggcggGCGGCGCCTCGGGGCCCCGAgggcggcggcggaggcggGCGGCGCCTCGGGGCCCCGAgggcggcggcggaggcggGCGGCGCCTCGGGGCCCCGAgggcggcggcggaggcggGCGGCGCCTCGGGGCCCCGAgggcggcggcggaggcggGCGGCGCCTCGGGGCCCCGAgggcggcggcggaggcggGCGGCGCCTCGGGGCCCCGAgggcggcggcggaggcggGCGGCGCCTCGGGGCCCCGAgggcggcggcggaggcggGCGGCGCCTCGGGGGCCCCCGAgggcggcggcggaggcggGCGGCGCCTCGGCCGAGTCCTGGCTGTTGTGGTCAACATGGATGGACTAGTGTGACCCACAGGCCCACAGTGGTTTGTAGGAGACAAATTAACTTcagtaatttgttttaattgctGAGAGAAAATTACggagaggaaaaaatttctGTGCGTGTGAGTGGAAGCAAGAAAACAATATTTGGATGTGTTTTGGAGGCCGTGAGTATTGGAGCTTGTATGGATGTAATTTCTGCTGGGAATTGAGTCTAATAGCAATGTAATTTATATGAAATGTAGAGCTGGAAACTGTCTTGGTTCCACTGAAGTGAATGGTAAAATTGCAGTGTCCTCAGTGGGGATGGGATTTGATGCCTggagaaatgttttattattaaaagtTTATTAACACTTCATGTGGAGGGGTCATCTTCCTGTGCCGTGGGGTTGTGTCTGTGGAGGTGAAGACAGAACAGCAGAAATAATGCACCAAATGTTCCCTCTAGCCTGAAATTCTCAGCACAATGTTGTATTAAGGGACTGCATTGAAGACTTTTGGCAAATAGattaaaacacagttttctAGACAAAAATTCTCAAAGCAGGGTAGAGAGAGGAGCTGTAATGGATTTTTATCCTCTCAGATTTTGCAGTGTATTAACTCCTACTGAATTACAAGAGGCAACCTGCCCAAACAATGAGCAATTTGACTTGTTAATTTTCCATCTTGTGTCACTGTTCCTGTAGGATTAGCTCTTCACACACCTGATGGCTCCTTCCCTTCTTGGTTCTGCCTGCCTgggattattcttttttttttttgtacacaTTTTGAATatgaaactgaaaagaaatcttTGGGCCATACAAACACACTTTGCCCATCTCATGCCAGGACTGCCACACATCATTCTCTTTTCATTCAAAAGCACTTTCACGATCTCACAGTCCTCTCAAAGGCCTTCTGCAGTTGTGGGTGTTGCTCTGTCACATCATTTTTGGAGCTTGCTAATATGATAATGAGTTGGTAATCACAGTTAGAGGTGCAGAGCCCgcagctctgtgctcctgtccATGGCAAAGGGGTGGACTCTCCTGGCAGGATGATCCCTGCAGTGCATTCCCTTCAcatggaggtgctgctgcttctgtaaccttgggaaaaggtgccctGAATGGAAAGGGAACACTTGGCACGAGCACAAatgttctgctttgctgtttcaGACCAGTTTTGCTGCCAGATTGTGGGTTTCAGGGGTGGGTTGTGCATCCAGAGGAGTGAAAATTGGAGGattccagcagctctccctgggtGCTTTCTGCCTCTTTAGGCAGCCTGGCTGCTTGCTTTGGGGAGGGGCTGACTGCCTGGATGTTGGGATGGAGAATCCGTGGCTTTGGTGGCTGAAGGGCTGTCCTGGAGATCCAATTCcttgcagtgctgctggtcTGTGAGTCTGTTACCACCCAAcacctcagagacccccaggaccTAAAGAGAGCTTGGAAATTCTCTTTACAGCCCTTCATCTCTATTAGAGGCTGGAGAGAGACAAATTTATTAGTACTTcagaacattttttcctgttaataTTTCATACAAGGAAGTTCCTGAAAAGCTTGAAAAGAGTTCTGAAAAATTACTGACTATTAGTTGTTAACACTGTTGATAGTGGTGGAAAATTCAGAGTACTGAGCACTTGGAAGGAGCTGCCAGGATAAAAAGGCTGTGATTATGGGGGTGGATGTTTCTGATGCATCTCTGGAGAAAGCCAAAGGGTAGTGAGGCTGTAGGACTTGTGAGAAAGCATTTCTTGTTCTGAACATTTACAGGAGAAAAGCCTGTTCCTAATCAGGATTGAAGTCACCTAATTCCAGAGCAGGTATTCTGAAATCCAGCCCAGAgtggcagctgtgcccacagctgctgtgctgcaggttgtGACCTTTGCTGATGTCTTGAAGAACCAGAGCAGGAGTGGATTCTTGGctgtcagctctgctttcctccttTGGGCTGCAGGTAGAGATTTCCATGAACTGaactattttcctttaaaaactcCCAGACTGGAAGatttccctctgctgctttctgtgtttttactcttgtATTATGTAGCTctgctgaaataatttgaagTGAAACCCATCCTTATTAACTTGGCAGCTGGTGCAAGGTGCAGGATCAGGGCTGGGCAAGGTTTGCCCTCCTGGGAAGGTGAGGAGCAGACAGGGCTGGTCCTCAGTGTGGGaatgcagctccagcaccactTCCCTCCAAGAAAACCAAGCTGGAGCTGCTACATCAGCTGCCACCTGAAAGGCATAAGCGTTTAGGAAAGGGGATTTGGGGAGAGAACATTTGAAGCAATAGGAAGCACTTGAGATCTGCTTCATGCATAGTTAAATGTCTTCtatatttgcatttgaaaaaacaGCCACCCCAGGTGAGGCCTCCAGCCAGAGCCTGTTTGTAACAGCTTTGGAGTCCAATTCATATTTccttctgcaattttttttttccctgaaggcTCCATTGTGAAGGTCTGGAAGCAAACAAATATTATCCacaatgtttcattttaattcaaattagTCCCAAAGCTTTCATGCTTTGACAGCTACAAACTCGGTGAGTTGGTGGCGtgttgaataaataaataattaaatgggGGGGGGAAATAGTGTTTGAATCTTTAAGAAATACAAATCCACAACAAAAAAACCGTCTAGATAGTCCcaaaaaatccaaagcaaaataaaaccccaaacccaacagcaacaaaacccaacccaaatcCCTGCCTGTGGTTTGGAGGTTGGTTTGAAGGTGGATTGGGGTCCCCCAGGGCCCCACAGTGGCATCAGGAATTCCCTGAAGTCTCTGAAATGGATGTGCCCAGCTGAGCTTTGCAATGTGGCACGTTGGCCACAGGATGTCTGTGCCACAGTTCCACTTTTAAATAAGACCTATAAACTTTATAGCTTTACCCAGCATTTAATGGGCTTGGCTGGAGCAGCAAAGTGGGGCTTGAGGCACCACAGTGAAAcctcttttccttattttgcctcttttctctctgctacTGCATGAGAAGGACCAACACTCAGTGGCAAATTGCCACATCTAAACTGTGAGGTTTCAAGTAGCAGTGGCCATTTATTAAACGAGATTAGTTATGGTAGTTAAGCATTCAGGGGTAATAAAATCTAAATGTGCTTTCAGCACAAGTTGTggttcttaaaaataaaaaaaatttaagaaaaattgtTGCAGTAAAGTTATGGCTAATATGAATTGCTGAATTTACTTGCTGTACCAGATGCTTCTTATACCAAACACCAACTTAAGGAATTGCTTTAATTAACACAGATAACATGGCTTGAATTGCTTGATCTGTAAGGGTAAAACATGGAGTCTTTCCTGGAAGGTTCTCATTGTAGCCTCCATGTGTTAATATTAGCAGGTTCTGTGGAGGTAGAGGATGGTTTGCAAAGTGCTGGTGGAGGCGAGTTCCTCCTCCCCTGCATCCTCCTGGCATGATGCCATCTTGGCATGGGAAAGGCACGTAGTTAAAGCTAAAAGGTAATCATGTTTTTGTCagtaaactgaaataaaatctaaTCGGGAAAGATTGTAAATAGAAACATCAGATGTGGAATGTAATTGTGAAGCATTtccatggaaagcagaaaatggGAGTTTGTGATCCTGGTGGGGTGGACAGGAACAGCCACTTAGGAACAAGGGACTGTCCCTTGGAGtctgggagggagagcaggagaagcagctgcttcTCCCCCCAGCTGAGAAAGGCTTTGCTAAAGGGATCCTTTGCCATGAAAACTCTGCTTCTGCATCTGAGGGACTTGGGcacagtgcagggctgtgtcagAGGGATCAGGCAGGGGGATAATCCCACTGGGGAGGTGGGGGAGTCAtctttggaagtgttcaagagaCATCTGGATGTGACCCTTAGGTGGttatggtggtgctgggctgagagctggactagatgaccttggaggtctcttccaaccgTGGTGACTGTGACTCTGTCCATCCCCACAGAGTCACAGGTGTTGGCACTGTTGTGTGCAGGTGGAAGTTCATCCCTTTTCCTCACTGCTGCAACTTCTTGCTGTTAGAATAGTACCTAAAGGATTGGATTGGCATCCCATGGCACTGGGCATGCCCTGGGGCATCAGGAGAGCTGCCAGTGCAGAGAGAGAATGTGGAGAATCACCTGAGTGGGGAGAGAGAAAGTCAAACAAATGAGCAGAATGGGATGCTCACCCCTTGCACCACAGGAGGGTCCCCCTgggggtgccaggctgggctggatgaGCCACAAACAGGAATGGGGTGCTGAGAGTgggcctggcagagcagctgtgtctGACCTGATGTTTTTGGGAGCCCATAGCAGAATTATGGCCACAGccatcagctgctcctctccttgGGGAGGACTAGCATGTGACAAATGGAAGGGTAATGGGATGGTGGAGCAAACCTGCAAGGTGAGGATGCTGAGaacccactgctgctgctcagcaccttcagccactgctggctggggctgctctttCCCAGGGTCTCAGACTAGAGGAGACATTAAAGAGATTTTATGGGCTGATCCATACTTCTGATTGGCTTTAATGATCTTTGCAGTCTGTTATTTATACGTGGCATTATTGCAGAGTGGGCTTTGTAATGCATGAGGTCATTAATGCCTTGGCTTTGCAGCGTGTTGGTTTtggtgctgagctgagctaACCTGTCACGTGTGCCCCTGGGACTGTGCCTTGCTTCTGGAGGAGCCTCCTTTAGTGGCAGAGGCAAAAAAATAGGAGTGACAAATCTGCAATGCCTGAGGAAGCCAAGGATTGGTGGCTGTCTGCAGCCCCTGGGACCTGCTGGGAGGAGATCCCATCCTGGTGGAGCTGGACCTCATTGACTTGTTCCTGGAGAGAATTATTCCCTTGCAGTGGGGAATAGAACctgataaaaataattcctcagCTTTGCTTGTAACTCCTTGGTGAGACAATGTAAAATCCCCCCCGATGTGTTTTGTATAAAGCTTTTTACCACTTCTCATTTTTTCTGGACTTTCACCAGAGTTCCAATGGTGGGGGAGAGACAAGGAAGtgctcagtgctgctttccATGGCCTGGCTGTGCAAGGGGGTCCATCCTCATCAAATCTTGGTGGAGGTGGTGCCTGTGACTGTGAGATGGCAGGTTTGcttcaaaagcagaaagaataTTGAACTCTTCTTTGCATCCtttctgtgctggagcagctttgTACATCAGCTCAGTTCTCTGCCACTCTTCCCAGATGTTTCACAGACTAttccgagttggaagggacccacaaggatcctcgagtccaactcttaagtcagtggcccacacaggggattgaacccgtgaccttggcattattaaaacCAAGGACCAGGACTTGTCCTCTTAAGCAAATAGGAACAATGATCAGAATTAAGATTTATCATTAATTCTattgtgttattttttaatgtgaaaggTACAATTCAGAGCCTTCTGCTTTGGTTTGTGCTGCAGAAATTGTTCCCCCTCTGCAGACTGAGGGTTTTTAACACAAACTGTACAAAACCACCCGATGGGAGCAGGTGACTAAAATGACTAATGCAAAAGCTTGAGCAAAAGGGAATTCAGCTACATAATGTTCTAGCAGGGCAGACAAGGCTGAGTGATTGAAAAGTGGAGCTCTTTATGCCAAAGGAAAATATGTAAGTGCAAGTGTGTGGTATTTCTCCAAGCTGATTCATGGAATGTATGCATTAAAATATTGAGGCAAATTAATGTTCAGAGAATcagaatgtcctgagctggaacGATCCCACGAGGATCATCAagtgcagctcctggctctgcacagggcaAAATGGCCCAATTTGTCTTGTCCAGTTTTGGCCAAGAACCACAAGTGCTGTTgaggtgctgagcagcaggacttggttctggagcagggctgggggtgctcagcAGGTGGGAGTGTCTGCTGGAAGCTCATCCTGCCTGTCTGTGGGGCTGCATTTAAccaagggctgcagctcctttcCCCACCCAAGATGCTGATGCTGAGCCCTCTGCCAGTGGGTGCCAGACAGTGCTGGGGCCCTGTTTgatagaaccatggaatggattggcttggaaaggaccttaaagcccatccagtgccacccctgccatggcagggacacctcccaccagcccaggttgctccaagccctgtccaacctggccttggacacttacagggatggggcagccacagcttctctgcccaacctatACCatggcctgcccaccctcacacgGCAGGATTTCTGCCCAATATCCAATCCAGCCCTGtcctctcagtttgaagccattcccccttgtccagagtccctccccagctctcctggagccccttgaGGTCCTGGCTGGTacctgcagtgcaggaggacATTGGGATCTGTCCTCACAGTGTCCTGAGCCCATGGAGGGTCACTCTGCTACACTGGGATGTTCTGGGGCTCTTCCTGAGGGAGCCCCTTCCCAGTGGCTCCTTCTGCCTGGAGGTGTTGAGTATTTGCAGAGAAATCCAGTGTGTTAAGGAAACACTTGTAGCTGAATCCACCTCggtgccagccctgcactgctccAGTGACCTCTGGGGCTCCCTGAAGGCTGAAAACCAGTGCCCACCAGTAGTGCAGAGACTGGGGGGAGCACACAGGACTTCCCTGCCTATGGGTGGagtgaggaggggagagggctgGTGTTTGACTGGCATGGAAAGCCTCAGGAAAGCTGGATGATTTAAGGATTCTTCTGGCAGTTCcttggctctgccagccctgggttTGTTGTGCTGCCCATAAGCCTCTTGCCTGGAGTCCCTAATTCTTGATAAGTTGGACATACACAGAACACTGGGGCTCCTGTGGCTGGGGTGCTTTGAGCATCTCTGCAGCACAAATAATGGGGTGATGGGGTCCTCACCCCTTCTGCCTTTGGGACACAGGGGAGGGGACAAGGGCAGAGGgtcctggctggcagcagggaggcagTCCAGgctcctgggcactgcagaCAGTTAGTTACAAGTCTGTTGTGTACAGACAATGAAATATTAACAAGCTGCATGTGGAGTTCTGCACATGTGGGTCTTTGGTATTGAGGTTGTGTGTCCTGGCacttgctgtgctggggttaGTGGGGAGGTGCCAGGGTGGGTTTGCTGTGTGCCCTTCAGGTGCCCTGCAAACAGAGCATTAGAGGCCCTGCTGGCTGTGGCAGGGatcctgcagggatgggagagatgtggtgccagtgcaggggttgtgggagctctgccctggctgtgctctgggtCCTGCCACATCCCCCTGTGCAGTGCTGCCAACCTGtgcccctcccctctcctctgaGAGGAGTGGCAGCCATAAACCATCTGTGTAACCAGAGATTTGCAAGGTTTACAGTTATTCAAGTTTGTCAAgcactctgtgctgctgcagacagaTGCTGGGGCTGTACCCAGGATTATTTTACCTCTGCATCACTTGGGAGAGCTGCTGTGATTTGCTGTTCTCCCGACTCCTGGGGAATCTGCAAAGACTCTTGGCTGCTTTGCAGTCCCAAATGAGATTTTCCTGCATCCTTAATGTATTGGATTTACTGTAATATAAAGGACATCATGACACCCAGGTGGTTACATATCAGATTTCATATGAATAGCATTATGGCCGAGCTCAACTTCAGATGAGGCACCACAACCCCTCACTCTTGGCTCTGTTACTGTTTgggtgttgttgtttttgtaaTGAAGAGAAATAGTCTGATTCAAATGCACACTGAGTGTGATCACCAGCAGGAAAAACTTTGCCCCATATCTCAAGTTTTGCTCAAGATGGAGTTGTCTGGTCTGAATGTGGATGAATTCAGGTTTGGGTTCCTGGGTAGGATCCAAACAGGAGGGAAGAGAAGCCTGAGGTCTGACTGAACACAGACCCAAGGCCAGACAGTTGGGGCTGGAGTGGTGTTGGCAAGTGCAGCAAGCCAAGGATGGGCATTGCTGCTGCTCATGGTGGCCACCAGTGCCTTGAGTACAGAGAACAGGCTCAGGTCAGGGcgcccccccccgccccggggctgggtTTCGGGgcaccccccgccccggggctgggtTTCGGGgcaccccccgccccggggctgggtTTCGGGgcaccccccgccccggggctgggtTTCGGGgcaccccccgccccggggctgggtTTCGGGgcaccccccgccccggggctgggtTTCGGGgcaccccccgccccggggctgggtTTCGGGgcaccccccgccccggggctgggtTTCGGGgcaccccccgccccggggctgggtTTCGGGgcaccccccgccccggggctgggtTTCGGGgcaccccccgccccggggctgggtTTCGGGgcaccccccgccccggggctgggtTTCGGGgcaccccccgccccggggctgggtTTCGGGgcaccccccgccccggggctgggtTTCGGGgcaccccccgccccggggctgggtTTCGGGgcaccccccgccccggggctgggtTTCGGGgcaccccccgccccggggctgggtTTCGGGgcaccccccgccccggggctgggtTTCGGGgcaccccccgccccggggctgggtTTCGGGgcaccccccgccccggggctgggtTTCGGGgcaccccccgccccggggctgggtTTCGGGgcaccccccgccccggggctgggtTTCGGGgcaccccccgccccggggctgggtTTCGGGgcaccccccgccccggggctgggtTTCGGGgcaccccccgccccggggctgggtTTCGGGgcaccccccgccccggggctgggtTTCGGGgcaccccccgccccggggctgggtTTCGGGgcaccccccgccccggggctgggtTTCGGGgcaccccccgccccggggctgggtTTCGGGgcaccccccgccccggggctgggtTTCGGggcgcccccccccccccccccccgccccggggctgggtTTCGGggcgccccccccccccccccccccgccccggggctgggtTTCGGggcgcccccccccccccccccccccgccccggggctgggtTTCGGggcgcccccccccccccccccccccgccccggggctgggtTTCGGggcgccccccccccccccccccccgccccggggctgggtTTCGGggcgccccccccccccccgccccggggctgggtTTCGGggcgccccccccccccctccctgccccgg comes from the Pithys albifrons albifrons isolate INPA30051 chromosome 15, PitAlb_v1, whole genome shotgun sequence genome and includes:
- the LOC139678828 gene encoding MAGE-like protein 2 encodes the protein MGIAAAHGGHQCLEYREQAQVRAPPPAPGLGFGAPPAPGLGFGAPPAPGLGFGAPPAPGLGFGAPPAPGLGFGAPPAPGLGFGAPPAPGLGFGAPPAPGLGFGAPPAPGLGFGAPPAPGLGFGAPPAPGLGFGAPPAPGLGFGAPPAPGLGFGAPPAPGLGFGAPPAPGLGFGAPPAPGLGFGAPPAPGLGFGAPPAPGLGFGAPPAPGLGFGAPPAPGLGFGAPPAPGLGFGAPPAPGLGFGAPPAPGLGFGAPPAPGLGFGAPPAPGLGFGAPPAPGLGFGAPPAPGLGFGAPPAPGLGFGAPPAPGLGFGAPPAPGLGFGAPPPPPPRPGAGFRGAPPPPPPAPGLGFGAPPPPPPPAPGLGFGAPPPPPPPAPGLGKQGAGFVGLGENITLQLQTRVGNLEWANSAGYGLFGGSGHPGVGRVMMLA